From Myxococcales bacterium, the proteins below share one genomic window:
- a CDS encoding aldehyde dehydrogenase family protein → MASDSTLRVDNPYTLDVACEVPYADAARVDAVLDGARAAARELRATQVAERRALCERACAAFEADKEAIAKDITRTMGKPLGQARGEVDGMLGRARHMMAIAEEHLADVSLPPKENFVRRIRKEPLGVVLDLPAWNYPLLTAVNAVFPAVLAGNAVVVRHSPRTPLTGHAFARAFEKAGAPKGLVASLDLTHEATERLVGDARIDHVLFTGSVFGGHRIQKAAADRFLHVGLELGGNDPAYVAPDVDVAKVAEQIVDGAIYNAGQSCCAVERVYVHEKVYDAFVAACEPLVRAYVLGDPEDAATTLGPIAQPWHPAELTAFVEDAKRRGAKLVHGGKATSIAGKGRFFEATLLADVPFDAEVFHKESFGPLLPIAKVASDDEAIARMNDSTLGLTASVWTQDLERAERFVREVEAGTVYMNRCDALDPALPWSGVKDSGRGLTLSQLAFDTLTRPKAVHLRLTL, encoded by the coding sequence ATGGCCAGCGACTCTACCCTCCGCGTCGACAACCCCTACACCCTCGACGTCGCCTGCGAGGTCCCCTACGCCGACGCCGCCCGCGTCGACGCCGTGCTCGACGGCGCGCGCGCCGCGGCGAGAGAGCTCCGAGCGACCCAGGTCGCCGAGCGACGAGCCCTGTGCGAGCGCGCCTGCGCCGCGTTCGAGGCCGACAAAGAGGCCATCGCGAAGGACATCACCCGCACGATGGGCAAGCCCCTCGGTCAGGCCCGCGGTGAGGTCGATGGCATGCTCGGGCGCGCTCGCCACATGATGGCCATCGCCGAGGAGCACCTCGCCGACGTCTCGCTCCCGCCGAAGGAGAACTTCGTCCGGCGCATCCGCAAGGAGCCGCTCGGCGTCGTGCTCGATCTCCCCGCGTGGAACTATCCGCTCCTTACGGCGGTGAACGCGGTCTTCCCGGCGGTGCTCGCGGGCAACGCCGTCGTCGTGCGCCACTCGCCCCGCACGCCGCTCACGGGGCACGCGTTCGCGCGCGCATTCGAGAAGGCGGGAGCGCCGAAGGGCCTCGTCGCGTCCCTCGACCTCACGCACGAGGCCACCGAGCGCCTCGTCGGCGACGCACGGATCGATCACGTGCTCTTCACCGGCTCGGTGTTCGGCGGGCATCGCATCCAGAAGGCTGCGGCCGACAGGTTCCTCCACGTGGGGCTCGAGCTCGGGGGCAACGACCCGGCGTACGTCGCCCCCGACGTCGACGTGGCGAAGGTCGCGGAGCAGATCGTCGATGGGGCCATCTACAACGCTGGCCAGAGCTGCTGCGCCGTCGAGCGGGTGTACGTGCACGAAAAGGTCTACGACGCGTTCGTCGCCGCGTGCGAGCCCCTCGTCCGGGCTTACGTGCTCGGGGATCCCGAGGACGCGGCCACCACGCTCGGCCCGATCGCGCAGCCCTGGCACCCGGCCGAGCTCACCGCGTTCGTCGAGGACGCGAAGCGCCGCGGCGCGAAGCTCGTGCACGGCGGGAAGGCCACGTCGATCGCGGGGAAGGGCAGGTTCTTCGAGGCGACCTTACTCGCCGACGTGCCGTTCGACGCCGAGGTCTTCCACAAGGAGTCGTTCGGTCCGCTCCTCCCGATCGCGAAGGTCGCCTCCGACGACGAGGCCATCGCGCGCATGAACGACTCGACCCTCGGGCTCACCGCCAGCGTCTGGACCCAGGATCTCGAGCGCGCCGAGCGGTTCGTCCGCGAGGTCGAGGCCGGCACCGTCTACATGAACCGGTGCGACGCACTCGACCCGGCGCTGCCGTGGTCGGGGGTGAAGGACTCGGGCCGAGGGCTCACGCTGAGTCAGCTCGCGTTCGACACGCTCACGCGCCCGAAGGCCGTGCACCTCCGCCTCACGCTTTGA
- a CDS encoding HAMP domain-containing histidine kinase, which translates to MSPPDDDERLRLLGEIAAETAHELRNALMAIAASTFVAKASPEKVPAQLDRIARATAGAQRLVDDMLDLARGEALGREELPVHAVLEAARDAAGERAAHVDLQCATDLRFPLHPRLFARALAALVDNAIAVATKAPTVTLRAAVEGDRLVVDVTDDGPGVPTELAGKIFEPHVTGRAGGTGLGLAMAARIARAHGGDVRLLTTAPECAHFRFDVGRR; encoded by the coding sequence GTGAGCCCCCCCGACGACGACGAACGCCTGCGCCTCCTCGGCGAAATCGCGGCCGAAACGGCCCACGAGCTCAGAAACGCCCTCATGGCCATCGCGGCCAGCACGTTCGTCGCGAAGGCGTCCCCCGAGAAGGTGCCGGCCCAGCTCGACCGCATCGCGCGGGCCACGGCCGGCGCGCAGCGCCTCGTCGACGACATGCTCGACCTCGCGCGTGGAGAAGCGCTCGGGCGTGAAGAGCTCCCGGTGCACGCCGTGCTCGAGGCCGCTCGCGATGCGGCAGGTGAGCGCGCTGCCCACGTCGACCTCCAATGTGCGACGGACCTACGCTTCCCCCTGCACCCGAGGCTGTTCGCTCGGGCCTTGGCGGCCCTCGTCGACAACGCGATCGCCGTGGCGACGAAGGCCCCCACGGTGACCCTCCGCGCGGCCGTCGAGGGCGACCGGCTCGTCGTGGACGTGACGGACGACGGCCCCGGTGTGCCGACCGAGCTCGCGGGCAAGATCTTCGAGCCTCACGTCACCGGCCGCGCGGGAGGTACGGGGCTCGGCCTCGCGATGGCGGCGAGGATCGCGCGCGCTCACGGCGGCGACGTGAGGCTCCTCACGACGGCCCCCGAGTGCGCCCACTTTCGCTTCGACGTCGGGCGTCGCTGA
- a CDS encoding sigma-70 family RNA polymerase sigma factor, whose product MSLELSTSERHASEAPEGQSAAPRPSTPPSSHERPRTSPEDARLRAMLQENYAFIWRQLRRFGVPESRVDDAAQEVFVVASQKLAAIREGSERSYLFGTALRVASQMRRSAVMRHEVGVSTPPEMEAIASRPDELLDRGRARALLDAVLDSLDDDVRAVFVLYEIEELETKDIAELLGIPAGTVASRLRRGREAFEAKVSRLFPKGARP is encoded by the coding sequence GTGAGCCTGGAACTGTCGACCTCCGAGCGACACGCGAGCGAGGCCCCCGAGGGCCAGAGCGCCGCGCCGCGCCCGAGCACGCCCCCGAGCTCTCACGAACGACCCCGGACCTCCCCCGAAGATGCGCGCCTCCGCGCCATGCTGCAGGAAAACTATGCCTTCATTTGGCGTCAGCTTCGGCGCTTCGGCGTGCCGGAGTCGCGCGTGGACGACGCGGCGCAAGAGGTCTTCGTCGTAGCGTCCCAGAAGCTCGCGGCGATTCGTGAGGGCAGCGAACGGTCCTACCTCTTCGGCACGGCCCTCCGTGTGGCGTCGCAGATGCGGCGGTCGGCGGTGATGCGGCACGAGGTGGGGGTCTCGACGCCACCCGAGATGGAGGCCATCGCGTCACGCCCGGACGAGCTGCTCGATCGGGGTCGCGCGAGGGCTCTGCTCGACGCCGTGCTCGACTCCCTCGACGACGACGTGCGCGCCGTGTTCGTGCTCTACGAGATCGAGGAGCTCGAGACGAAAGACATCGCGGAGCTGTTGGGCATCCCGGCAGGCACGGTGGCTTCCCGCCTGCGGCGTGGTCGAGAGGCGTTCGAGGCGAAAGTGTCGCGCCTCTTTCCAAAAGGAGCGAGACCGTGA